GTCTGGGCGACCTGCTCGTCGGTGAAGACCCTGTCGTCGACGAATTTCGGTGCGACGCCACGAATTCCGGACAGGCGGGCGATGCGCCACTGCCGCTCCGGCTCGGTGCAGACGATGACGAGTTTGCCACCGAACGCTCCGACCGGTTGCATCCGCATGCGGGTGAGGACCCGGTCGAGTTGCACGTCGTCCTGGATGCCGCCGTGCGCGCCGATCGCGCTGCCGGGCCGCTCGGTGCGCAGAACTGAGAAGCCGGGCACGCCGTGGAAGTCCTCGACACTGGCCTCGATCTCGGCGATCATCCGCTGCTGGGTGGAGTCGTCCTGGGGAATCGGGATCATCCGCTCACGTTATGGACGCCTGAGCGTCACCACCATCCGGCAAATGACGGATATTTCGTCGAAAAGTATTGGGGAGAAGCTCATTCAGAAACGTCGCGGAAATACTTCCACACCTCCGTAACATGGAGTTCATGGTGAAGGCGGTGTTGTTCGACTTTTCGGGGACCTTGTTCCGCCTCGAAGAAGACGAGAGCTGGTTCGAGGGGATGACCGTCGACGAACGAGAGGTCGACGGTCATGTGCAAGCCGAGTTGATGCGCAGACTCACGGCGCCGACCGGGCGTTCGGTGCAGATGACCGACGAGCAGTACCACGCGTGGGTGAACCGGGATCTGGCACCGCATCTGCACCGCGAGGCGTACCTGCACGTGCTGCGTGAATCGGGGTTGGCCGATCCGCACGCCGAGAGCCTGTACGGCCGCGTGATCGACCCGGACAGCTGGACGGCCTACCCCGACACCGCCACCGTGCTGAAAAGCCTTAAGCGACAAGAGATCAAGACCGCCGTGGTGTCCAACATCGCGTTCGACGTGCGGCCGGCGTTCACCACTCTCGGCATCGACGGCGACGTCGACGAGTTCATCCTGTCGTACGAGGTGGGTGCGGTGAAACCGGACGCCGCGATCTTCACGACCGCGCTGGAGCGGCTGGGGGTGGCGCCGGAGGACGCGCTGATGGTCGGTGACA
This genomic window from Mycolicibacterium goodii contains:
- a CDS encoding N,N-dimethylformamidase, small subunit, whose amino-acid sequence is MIPIPQDDSTQQRMIAEIEASVEDFHGVPGFSVLRTERPGSAIGAHGGIQDDVQLDRVLTRMRMQPVGAFGGKLVIVCTEPERQWRIARLSGIRGVAPKFVDDRVFTDEQVAQTEIFKMRLAQYPAEDGMPEHCTPAWKARGENWGA
- a CDS encoding HAD family hydrolase, translated to MEFMVKAVLFDFSGTLFRLEEDESWFEGMTVDEREVDGHVQAELMRRLTAPTGRSVQMTDEQYHAWVNRDLAPHLHREAYLHVLRESGLADPHAESLYGRVIDPDSWTAYPDTATVLKSLKRQEIKTAVVSNIAFDVRPAFTTLGIDGDVDEFILSYEVGAVKPDAAIFTTALERLGVAPEDALMVGDSEEADGGARAVGCAFALVDPLPTAERPDGLVAAVSSVGVEI